The DNA region GCGTGCAGAGGCTGAGAAGGCAGCCAGAGCCATGGACCAAGAGGGGATTGCCTTTGTTTCTGCCACAGtctgaaaagaaacagcaagTCCTGTAAGATGACCATGGACAAGGAGGCCAGTTGGATTTACTGACAGGCTCAGCAGCCAGGCTAAGGCATTCCCCAAGCTGCTGGCCAGGGGCTGTTCTCCAGAGGCTGCTCGCAGCCATCCATACACCACTGCCAACACCGGGGACACACACAGGATTGTACACCACggcaaggaaaaggaggagagctCAGCTTTCAGTTTTTGTTCATCCTTTTTTTCGGTTTCACTAAGCTTGAAAATCAAGCAAAGTGATCaaattcacttttttatttatagGCATTTTCATAACTTTTCCCTGAAAACCACGCAGGATGTTTACACAGACATGAGAAATTGATTGACACATCTTGAGAGCAATTCCTAAACACCCATCATCAAGAAAATATACACATGGACTTAAACTTCCTGATGTCTCTAAAATAACTGATTTTGCTAAGGCTTTTCAGTGTCTGTACTGCTTATGTATTCAAACACATCTTCTCTGCCACTCTCTGGATTCTTTTCCACAGCATTAGGGCAGGgggatttttcccccccatCCAAACCTTCAAGATTCCTGAGACAGAAACAACACTCAGTGAGGGATTTTAACTCTATAAATCAGATGATACCACAACCACAGTTCAATGAAAGAAgcaaaaatcaaatcaaatcaaacaaAGAGATCCCATCATCCCCTGCCgcatcctccctcctcccccttcccacccaaccagcagctctggagtccATAAAGGagatgggagcagagcagctctgcccataCACTGCTAAGCACAAAGTAAATCCTACGAAATATGCCACGCGCTCTGCGTGTCCTTTGTTTTCATTCACCCACTGAAAGGGCAATGGCAAGCTCAAAGAGAAACGTTCAGTGATGTGCAGCACCTTCTGCACTCTGCTCTAGCACGCCTCAGCCAACAGCCTGAGCAATCCCATGGATTCATTGCCATGGACCTCCCTGAGCAATCCTGGGGCTCGCCCGGTGTCCGCGGGCTCGGCGGAGCTCCCCTCGCCCCAACGCCGCTGcgggcaccagcacagccaaacCAACTGTACACGGCAGTAAATCCTCTATCCAAATAAGCTTGTCGACACCAATTCCTCCAGCCACAACTGTAAACACCAAGAAGCACTGTCAAGGACTCGGGGAGGCGACTGCAGcccttgctctgctccaggaataACAAGTTTGGGATGCGGTGCTGagggcctgggcagggcagagccaggagcctCCATCAGCACAAAGGAgcttcccctgctccctccttcaGCTCCTTTTCACTTTCCTACTTCCCATGTTTTGCCTGTCAAAAGTAACAATTCACACAAATCCAAGCACGTTTCattactaaaaattataaaatattagtattttgtgctgtgaaaaaccccagcaacataacacatattaaaaaaaccccaaattttttttttccataaaaacaTATTATAAGGTATGATAGCTGACAGGATTATTCTGGAAGCCTGAATGAGTTCCAGCAACATTAGCATGACACAATCTAAACTCCCAACATGTTTCACTGATAcaagcaggaaacaaaaattccagaaaaaacCCTAAGCACATGAAAACAAATCACCACACAgagtaccttttttttttttctgtaatattttattttatttatatagaaatacttaaaaaaacatGAAGTAGCACCATTACTTAAGTTTTACTTTTATTATGTAGAACTTtaaatgtcagaaaaataaaactcttgATACAATTTCAAATCTTGTCTCAGCAAATATAATATTAGTATTTGACCATGAGGTTAAAGGCCCTttatcataaaataaaatatactttgtttttaaactttgcTCAGTAAAGTACATTTAAGCTCAAGTAACGTCACCTACATATACATAAACAAGTGGTAaacaaatgtattaaaatagaaatactaAAACTATAGTGGTGCAACAGAATTTTTGtaatttccactgaattctATTTATACAAATGTTAGAAAGCTTCAACAGTTCCTTTTGACATATGTTTAtacatttccatttttgtaATAATATAGAATAAAATATGCTTTATATCACTGAATAGAAAATATGCTGGGTGAAGcagatttaaaagatttttttctgaacctATAAAATCTCCATCCCAACAGAATACTGTTCAAAGCATTACACATTTTATGGTTTGTAATTCTGTTCACAATTGTGtgatattaaaataatacagtGTTCTTTGCCATAAGGCcatactaaaataaaaaagatttaacCCAGCTACAAAAAGTTCACTGAacttaaattaaaatacttgtaaacatctttgcaatatgaaatataatttttcaagtcaaaaaagaataaaatacttCAATCTGTATTAATGCAATTTATCTTTAAAACCTTTAAAcgtttttaatatatataagAGATATGTTAcagttttgttggtttttttttttcttttttcttttttaaagtctgATAAAGCTGCAGTATCATGGTTTTTCACAGGAACTTCTTGCCCTTTCAAGAACATTCAGAAAAGTATCCACCCAtagatttaattattttgtaataAGCATCCTAGAACTACCAGCACGTTTTACTAACAGTCCACACACCATTGTCATCATCATAAGCATCTTctactttcaatttttttttcctttttttttttttcgtcCGTTCGTTTGTTTATAAAAAAAGGGGAGTTTTGGAAGCTTCGTATTAAAGTACAGTGTAAAAACTAGCCTAGCACTAGAATGGAGTCGCCCGTTATTATTTATAGCATGCACCCGCTGTCACACcaccccccagccctcccccgGCCGCAGCCCGCACCGCTcggcgggcggcggccccggccccgcgggcccCCCCGCTTCGTGCCCGGCCCGGGCCCCCCGGCCCACGGCGCTCAGGAGAAGATGCGGATGGCCTGGGTGACGGCGCTGTGGCACACGGGGCACTGCGGCTCCGTCTTCTCGCAGATGCGGTTGGCGCACTCCATGCAGAAGAGGTTGTGGCCGCAGGGCACCAGAGCCGCGATCACCTCGCTCTCGAAGCACACCGAGCAGTCGCGGCTGCCCTTCCGCCGCACgccagaggaggagcaggaggagctggacgAGGAGCtggacgaggaggaggaggaggcggaggagTCGGAGGGCAGCCCGGGCAGGTGGGCGCCCAGCCCGTTGGCGTACAGCGGGTAGGAGGCGGCCAGCAGGCGCCCGCCGGGGTCGCTGCGCACCCGGCGCGCCAGCGGGTGCTCGGTGCCGGCCGCGCTGCCGTGCAGGGGCGGGGAGAGccgcgccgggggcggggcggcgccGCGCCGGGGGCCGCTCACCAGCAGCGCCAGGTTGGCATTGGCGGGCGCGGCGCCCGggaaggcggcggcggcggcgggcgagGGCGCGGGCgagggcggcgcggcggggccgcgctcgAACTGCGGCCAGAGgagggcggccccgggcggcggggcgggcgccaGGTCGAAGCCGGGCGGCGAGTCGAAGGGCAGCTCGGAGCAGCAGTCCGGGGAGGAGAGGACGtcgccgccgcccccgccgtACACGTAGCCGTTGGcgctgttgttgttgttgttgccgTTGTGCGAGAAGCTCAGCGCCGGGCTCGGGGGGCTGTAGTCGGCCAGGCGGGCGCTGCCGCCCCCCCCGGTGCCGCCCCCGAAGTAGGAGTCGGTGGAGGCGCTGCCCAGCGAGCTGGAGCTGTCGTTGCGGTAGTTGCAGAAGGGCTTGCGGCCCGGGGTGGGTGTGATGCTGGGCGGCGTGGGCTTGCTCCAGAGGCTGCCCGTGCCGTTCAGCTCGAAGCCCACGTCCGTGCCGTTGGCGTGGAAGTCGTTCTCGTCCGTCAGCTCGATGATGCCACCGGTGCGCATGGCGATGTGCGCCTCGATCTCCTCCCGGGCCCGGTCCACGTTCTCTGGCATGCCCGTCACCTCAAAGACCGGCTCCTTGTCCCGGCTCGGGGTCACGATGTACGTGTGCGTCTGTTGCTGGATGCGCTTGATGGTGGCCCCCTTGGGCCCCACGACCAAGCCCACCACGCGATAAGGCACCCGCACCTGGATGGTGGTTTGGCCGGGCAGGTTCGGGGGGCCGGGAACGGTGCCGTTCAGGGCTGTGTTCTTGTTCCGCGAGGCTCGGATCATGGAGAAGTGCTCGGCCGCAGAGATGATCTCCCTGCGGGCCATGGCCACATCTTCCTTTCTGCCCGTCACAACAAAGAGCGGCTCCTCCCCGCGAACCGGGGTCTTGATGTAGGTGTTGGTCTTTGCCCGCAGAGCTTTGATTTTACAACCTGGGAACGAGATGCGGGAGATGGAGGGcgaaggggagggggaggaaggggaggtggTGGGGGAGAACCGGTTACAACCCATTGTTTGGGTGCAGCTAGGGAGGGGGAATAAAAAAAGCACACCCACCCGAAACACCTTGCCCCCAACCCCAGGTGATCGCTGGCATCTCGTCCCGGAGCCTCGGTCACGGTGTAAAGTAATGTCaacccacagccctggcacacgCCCAAAGGCATCGCAAGTGGCCACCGACACATCTGCCATGCAAACTGCCCCAAAACTACCCAACGTGCAGTTCACAGGATCGGCAACACAgggcaaaaaatgaaataataaggggggagacaaaaaaaaattttttaaaaaattttaaaaaaaatggtgcAGGAAAACTgcacagccagaaaaaaaataaaattaaatgcaagCCCTACACACCCGCCAGTCCACATTCCTGCTCAGCACTTTccttttggaaaaataaatcagttctaaaggtgaggagcagaggctgtACCGAATGAGCCATATTCCCCACTGCGGATGCTATATTCCAACCCCATTGTTCCACTTCTCCACTCCATTTctcttccttaaaaataatCCACGATTTCTAACTTTAAGGtggaggggtgggggggaagcACCGAGGCTCCCATTTTCCTCCCGTTTCCTCTTGCAAATCTGAACTTCTGCAGCCGGAGTAAAGGACAGATCTTTATTATTTTCGTagttttttcccccaaatcgGCAGCTGAAAGTGCATCTCGAAAGTGATGCATAACACTCCTCGGAAACATCACGTCTGCTGCTGCACTTTCTTTGTCTGGGGGAAGCCGGCACTGGCCACCACCGCACGGCTGCAGCGTTCCTGGGAATGGCCAGTGTCGCATCTGAGCCGCCCGCCCGGCAGCGCGGAGGGGAGACCCGAGCCCCCACACCCCCTCGCATGCAGCACCCACCTTGTCTCCCCACTATCTCAGCGACATGTTCCGAGCTGGGCACCGGGACGCATTCAGTCATGTTCACGCTCTTTTTCCGAGGCTCGTTGTCGTAAATGGAGCCCGTCTCGTCGTtgtccagccccagcagggagagctgatcCAGGGCGATCTGAAGGGCTCTTTGGTCATCCAGGGTCTCTCCCccgccaccaccaccaccaccgccgccgccgccgctcccgtTCCTCTCCATGTCTGCAAAAAGCGAGCTGGGCATAGTCCCTGTGTGTGGTGCACCCTCCGCCTGCGCTCGGCTCAGTAGTAAGAGATCAGACACAAAGGAGAACCCAAGGCAGATGGCcagcaggagagaagggaagggagggtggGCGACTGCTGGAGACCGGGGAATTGTTGCCTTTTGCTTGTatattttgtatcttttttgcttttttttttcctcctctcagtGCAATCCGGTTTATAAGATGTTCTCAGGACCCCCCCCACGACTCCCCCCCCGAGGTTTTTTcggttggctttttttttttccttttttttttttttttgtcggctgggggtggggtggggggggtgGGAAGAGGATAAGCGAGAGGAGCTCCGATGGCTTCCCCCCCTCGAGTTCCTCGCCGGCCACAATGCCAAGCGGCGGCAGCGTTTCTTTAAGGAGCCCCTCCCAGGCTCCACTCCACTCACTCAgcgttttttttttcctgctctcccctcctctgtctgaggctctgctgcagccagacGGCTCTGGAGaggcgggcgggcgcggggcggggagcgggggccGCGCCGGGCGCCGCGGCGTAAGCGCCGCTCGCTGTCAccgcgcgccgccgccgcgcgccGCGATTGGCCGGGGCGGCGCGGAGGGGCCGGGCTgcccccccggcccggcccggcccggcccggccccgctcttTGTTGTCGGCTGCCGAACAATGccgggccccggccccgccggccgctgcttccccctccccgccccgcgcccccgaGCGCCCGCCGCCAGCCCCACCTGAGCGCCGGCGGAGGGGGCTGCGCTTGGGGTGCGTTTTTgcggcggggggggggggtgttgaTCTGGGGGGTGTGGGGGGGCGCGGTGCCCTTTGTGCGCCGCCGGGCTCGGGAGCGGCGGCGCTACCGCCGCTCGCCGGCAGCGCCGCAGAAcccccggcaccggcaccgcccccgcaccggccccggccccggccccggccccgcgccggcagcgccgccgccccTTCACcggccccgcgggcggcggccgcgggcgcgCGGAACCCCCCGCCGGCTCCCGCCCGGCGCGCGCCCCGCGCCTGCgcgcccctcccgccccgccccggcgcgCGCAGTGCGCCCGCGCGGGGCCCTCAGCCCGCTCCGCCCTGCGCTGCCTTCAGCTCGGCCCTCAGCCCGCTCCGCCCGCTCCGCCCTGCCCTCAGCCCGCtccgcccggccctgccctcaGCTCGGCCCTCAGCCCGCTCCGCCCGGCCCTCAGCCCGCGGGCCCGTGCTGCTGCGGCGCCTCCCGGCCCGCCCTGCGGGCGCTGCAGCCCCGGCGGGCGCGGGGTCGGAGCCGGGggagccgcggccccgccctgcccggctcgGCGCTCCCCGGGCGCGGGGTGACGGCCGTGCCCCGAGCGCAGCCGTGTCCCGCTGCCGGCCTGCGGCCCCCGGCAGCGCCTGCCGGGATGGGCGGCTCCGGGCTGGTGCGCGGTGACACCTCGGTCCCAGCTCCCCGCGTTTGTGCTCATAAAGAGCCCCAAGGGTGGGAACGCCTCCCGCACAGCTGCTCCAGCGTGCCTGCATCTTACACCCGTTTTGCTAAACCACTAGGAAATAAATCACCTCTGCCTCTTCCTTGGGCCTTGTATTACCAAAAGACTTTATTTCACCTCTACTACCAGAGGACCCTTCAACCAGCAAAACTGGGGGGTTTTGGTCAAGTACTCTGTCACAGAGACCTCCCTTGGTGGGGGGATTAGGCATGAAAGTGCCCTCACCGCTGTCCTACGAACACCACCCTCACATTGGATTTCTCTGGCTCTTCTCCGTGTGTCTATAAACATCCATACTCAGTCCTTGCCAGCTGTCAGGcacaaaacactgattttttctGAGTAATCATATAAGCAATTGTTTCCCAGTATcaggtgtgacagggacagacGTTTACAAGTGCACCCAGTTCTGTTTAGCCAGCTGCCTGTACAAACAAGTGTAACGAGTCACAGGTAATTGTTTACACACAGTGTTTATTGCAAATTACTGTCACTTCGTCAGGATGTTTGAATGTTGTATAACAAAGCTCCAGTGGATTGTTTTCTAGCAAGGGTACACACTGGTGATGTGCTTTCCTAAGTGCTGAGGTTTTCCCATCAACTAAAAAACCTGAAGTTTCATATTTAAAAGATAACTTACTCTACAGATTTACTTCCACAGGCAGCAGTGTTGGTTTTCATAGGGTAAACAAGAGGTTACTGATAAGTGCTCAAGGACCCATAAAACTTAAACCAATATAATAATACtctttattattaaataaaataataattttaagaaGTCTGCTTCTTTGCAATCTTTTTAATTCAAGGAGTCTAATATCTGTGAGACAGAACATCACTGTACCCATTTACCAGAcaggggcaggacaggacagagatGAGATGAGGGAAAGACACATCAGTGTAGAGGATTAGTGTTGTTGGAGTCCAGCAGTGAGAGtaataaatactgaaatgcGAAGCTATGAGGAGAGTGCTTGGGTTTTGCTGGGATTTTAcctgttctttgttttgtttcttcaccTGACTTatcactttttttctcccttccccttcctacCCCATCTGCTTAAACCAATCACTGTACTGTGATCTGAAcggggagaaaaagggaaacaagTTATCTTCAGGTTTATGTTCctctatagaaaaaaaaaaatcccaaagcaagATTCCAGACAGAGCtgacattatttttaatgttaagcCAGAAGCTCTAATTAAGAATgctaaaaatgcatttcagaatGAGCACCATACttccagggagcaggaggagaaaaagatgCATTTCTGGGAGACTAAGCCTGCACTGGTGTTCCAGGAGCCCCATGAATCCTGTGGAATGCTCCAACATCTCAAGCACTATTACATTTTACTATTTTGGAAGACATTTAAGAGCAAACTATGGGGaataataacaattaaaaaGTTATACTGGTGTACCTTAAAACCCCCTTGCACCAGCAGCGCAGCCCCCGGGGAGCACAGCAGCTATGCAGTAGTATGTTCATATGGCAACAAGCAACGTGCTCCAGATTTGTACAAATCTACTCCCTCCACAAAAGTATTGCTTCAGAATAACTTAATCAGGTCTAAATTAAAGTGTTATCTATCTACAGAAAGCCTTTCGTTCCATAAAACCTTGAAACATGCACAGAATTAAACTCCATCTCTGGGGGAGAGACCAACCATCTACCTAGCAATTTACAGCAACTTAACAAAAGCAGGAAGGGAGGATATATTACAGGCAAATACAGGACTCGTTGCAGGAGGAGTGTAATTCTCAGTCCTTTTAGTTTCTCTCTGTTATCATTTCCCATTTGTGACAGAAGTAATAAAACTTCCTTCCTCCAACCTTTATTTAATTAAAGTGTAAGGTCTTTGGGGCAGTGAGCTtactgtgtgtgtatatatacagCACCCAGCATGAAGAGGTCATGAATTCATCTCAGACCTTTAAATACTCCTCTAAACACAAAGCattaacaataataaaaataggatataattttcatttagaaTAGATGAGTCTTCTGGTTTTGATTATCACAAAGAATAAATTACATGCATCTCAGGGAATAATTAAATTAAGGGTTAAGGGAAAGTATTTCATACCAGAGACTTGTAACTGCTCTATTCTGATCTTTTACACCTAAGGACACTGCTGCCCACTGTTACAGCATTTACTCAAAATTCTTATTTGTCATAATATTACAAAATAATGTCCCAAATTCCACAGGCCAGCCCATCAGTAAGTGTAGGGGTATGGTTTATTCTGAGGCAGTGCATGTGATTACTGTGATACCATACCCAAATTAACCTTTTGCATGTGCAATAAACTGCAATTAGCAATCTGCAGACAAATGACAAGTTCCTTCGTTTCCTGTAATATGCAGCAATACACAAGCCAGATTTCCTATTGAATCCCATATTAACCTACATTTGGTGGCAGTGAAATCTCAGAGCACCGTGTCAGAATCTATCATCTTTCAGTGATGTCAGCTCCACCTCTTGACAGTTCTAGACGAGATGTTTATAAACAACTCATCCATAATCTGAccaatttcagctgaaaaatgtttatCCTTTTTTCACCAGTTGTTCCAGCCACTTTGAATGCTTTTACTTAGGGATGGGCCGAGCTCTCAAAGCAGTGTGGTTGTGTGAATAAACgacaagaaataaaatggagGTTGAGTAGTGAGTGGCTTTGTGATGCCTCTCTGAGCTGGTAGGAGGCTCAGGGGTAGGGAAGCTGCAGAAGTGCCTCTTTCCCTTGTGATGAGGAATGTCACatcaaaaaatgcaaaatgggAAGATGATGTTTCCACATGCACTTTCATCCCCATAATTCCACACCTCTCCCTGTTACAGAAttcatttgcaaaatatttttttaaaaacaaagatcTTCTGGGACAAGTTGTGAAAAGCAATTTTGCTGCAAACCAGAAAAAGTCTCACACCTTTAACAGTCACCATCAGTCTGAAAATGTTGAGACAGTACCATAAACCTGAACCAGTTCATAGCAGCCTTACTAAAGTGCTTGTTTCCAATGTAATAGaacaaaaaaagatttttgtaaTAGGCATCACAAAACTGCACTTCCTTCATATGCCTTTGCTGGTAGTGTGACATGAGCGATGAGCGTGTGCATGCATGGAGGGGATGAACTGCCTTATAAGAATGCAGTTTTGTTTAACATGAGTGATGGAAGGGAATTCAAAAAGCATAAAGATGCCTTTGTAATAAATCAGAACTAACCAGCTGGATCACCTGCCCACTTTAACTCTCTCCACCAGGGCTGCGAGTGGCCTCCTTCAGTCATTGTTCCGCCCTGACTCCCGCTCGTGAGCCAGGGTTATCGCACGAGGTATTTGAATTAAGTGGTGTTTAACAACTGTGCCAAACAGAGCTCGAGACGAAAATcccttctgcctctcctttgCTCTCACACGACGTGCTGGGAGTTCATCCTCCCgtccctttcctgctcccttctctccccGTCTCCCGGCGGAGCGCTGCCCGCGGAGCCTGCGGGGTCCGAGCCCTTTGTTCCGCTGCCCGCGGGCCAGCTCGGGGGCACCCACCGCCCTCGTGGGCACTGTCTGTTCAACCGGGGCTGATCAAAAAGGGacgaaaaaaaaattatatctgtATGTTTAGACTGAGATAACTCAGATCTGTGAGGTACCTCATAACCTTGAgtctttttttaatcagttctAATCTCTGAAATAGtaaattataattaatttttaatataattttaaccTCTCAAATTGTTAATTATAATTATGGTCATAAAACATGTACAACCTTTGCTTCCTCTCTCCTCCATCTCTCACCTCCTACTCAGAGCTGCTAcatgaagaaagagaaaataattgtcCCTTTAATGGTAATTGTTGATAAACTCCTTTTCACAGAGACTGTGTTTATATACAGTGCCTGGGCAAAACCCAGGCACAAATGCAAAACTCACAATGAACGAGTGAATAATACATCCCTGACCATAATTCCAGTGTTCTCCAACAAAAGAATATCTAATTCCTGTCACAGAATTGCCTTGTAGGTTGAAGTTCAGCATATAAATACACATGGGAAAAGACTAGATTTTAATTGATAAGTATTAATCATCATTCACTGCTGTCTCTGCAGGAAGCCCCCTGTTAAAACATCTAGTTAATATACGGTATAATGGATAACCTTGAGGCAGAAGCTCTCGCATCTATCTCTATCCAAGAAAAAATGTCAACATCAGCCTTTGTTGTAGCAAAATACCCTGACATCTGAATGgagttgctgctgctggaaaattgACTGCTCCCAGTGCAATCCTTCCTAATGTGGGTCCAGTGCTTAACCTAGAGATGAGGccaaattaaaaatctttatctGTGCACACCTGTACTTAAGAATATTTGAAATCTGCTCTGGGTCAGAACGCTGTGTTTGTGGTGCATCTCCTCCTCTCTGAACAAACACATTTCTCATGTGATGCTCTCACTGCAACCACAAAGCATTAGCACTCACAAGAGCATCATTGAAGATACTCAGGCTGTTCATTGAGAACAAAGCCATTAATGATTAATACCATGGTAGGAGAAAATGTAGCAGTATTTCTTGGCAGCTGAAATGTGGCAATGTCTGTCCTACGTGCAAAAGACTCACAAATACCTTCAGCTCTTCTTACATAAAATGGTTCTTATTAACTCTGTGGGAAGGGGAATCAAACAAATCCCCTGAACTAAAGAGAAGGAGATTTTCACATGTAAAACTGGATATATACAATACATCTCTCTCTGACTGACCCAGCAGATGCAGAGATGCTTTTACATATCACAGGCATTACTGTCCCAGCAGATGCTATAAAGTTGTCACTGACACAGACGCTTACTGTCCCCACAGATCTGTATTTTGGGAGGGAATTTTCGTACCACAGACACTACTGTCCCTACAGAACCACATCTGCTGGCCGAGTTATTGTTTGACATACTCTTCTGCCTCCAGCAGATGTGAGAGACTGCCAGGACAGCAGGCACTTCTGTCACAGCAAATCTCCATCTACAGGGAATTAAACTGCAGCTTAAACTACTGTACTCCCTGAGCCCTTAGTATGGACAATACTGACAGGGAGGAAGTGACACAAACCAATGAAAATGTGATGTTAGGCACCTAGAACATCACCATTAACTCTGCCTAAATGTGGCTCTGTTTGGGGATAtgtcaggagaagaaaaagagttaCTTGCACCCTCCTCCCATGCCGCCTTTAACAAGTATTCCTTCAGAGAAacattcaaaggaaaaagggtCTGACACCACTTTCATAGAATAGATCCAAAAAGGCAGAAGTCACTCATGACTGCAAAGTTGACAACCTTAATGCCCTGTAACAGGGACCAAGTGCTAGGTCATTTTCATCTTGCTTTTGAACTGAAAATTTTCTGAGTTTCTAATTTATTAACACCAGAAGAATTGATCTAGAGGTGCAGAAATAAAGGGAAGGGCTTTGCTTTAATCCCTTTAATTTGGGCCTTCATCTTTTGAGATCTCCATGACCTCCTCTCAGACTCAGGGTccaatggcagcagcagccacgggATGCTTTGCTCCTGTAGAGCTGTGCTGCCAAGCAGAAACTCTCCAGACATGAGGAAGAAAATCCTGGGCCTGTGCTAAAACAGGATTATGCCTAGCCTCTCCCTCTGGAGTGAACTCAGCCTAAGGCCCATACCAACACATGTACCTACATATAAATAATATGTATGGTATGTGAGCCTGGACTTGGGAGCTGTCTTGagcctttttctttgcttgagTAGATGTATCCTTTATGATTTGGTACCAGAGAGAAAAACCCTCCCCTGGTAATCTGCAGTAATGTAAATCCTACTTGAAGATAGACCATCTAATTTGGAATTCCCCTGTGGGGAGTCTGAACATTTATCTTTATCTGAAGCATCAAGAGCTGTCCATTGGCAAAGGCAGGACACACAAATTCCCAGGGTAATGATCTGATACAGCACAGCAAAACCTATATCCTTGGAGCAGATTGTGGGAAAGCATCAAGAGTTTGGTTGCTCTGCCAAAGCAAACAAGATGTTTCAAGCCTCATCATCTG from Prinia subflava isolate CZ2003 ecotype Zambia chromosome 15, Cam_Psub_1.2, whole genome shotgun sequence includes:
- the MEX3B gene encoding RNA-binding protein MEX3B isoform X1, whose translation is MPSSLFADMERNGSGGGGGGGGGGGGETLDDQRALQIALDQLSLLGLDNDETGSIYDNEPRKKSVNMTECVPVPSSEHVAEIVGRQGCKIKALRAKTNTYIKTPVRGEEPLFVVTGRKEDVAMARREIISAAEHFSMIRASRNKNTALNGTVPGPPNLPGQTTIQVRVPYRVVGLVVGPKGATIKRIQQQTHTYIVTPSRDKEPVFEVTGMPENVDRAREEIEAHIAMRTGGIIELTDENDFHANGTDVGFELNGTGSLWSKPTPPSITPTPGRKPFCNYRNDSSSSLGSASTDSYFGGGTGGGGSARLADYSPPSPALSFSHNGNNNNNSANGYVYGGGGGDVLSSPDCCSELPFDSPPGFDLAPAPPPGAALLWPQFERGPAAPPSPAPSPAAAAAFPGAAPANANLALLVSGPRRGAAPPPARLSPPLHGSAAGTEHPLARRVRSDPGGRLLAASYPLYANGLGAHLPGLPSDSSASSSSSSSSSSSSSCSSSGVRRKGSRDCSVCFESEVIAALVPCGHNLFCMECANRICEKTEPQCPVCHSAVTQAIRIFS
- the MEX3B gene encoding RNA-binding protein MEX3B isoform X2, with translation MERNGSGGGGGGGGGGGGETLDDQRALQIALDQLSLLGLDNDETGSIYDNEPRKKSVNMTECVPVPSSEHVAEIVGRQGCKIKALRAKTNTYIKTPVRGEEPLFVVTGRKEDVAMARREIISAAEHFSMIRASRNKNTALNGTVPGPPNLPGQTTIQVRVPYRVVGLVVGPKGATIKRIQQQTHTYIVTPSRDKEPVFEVTGMPENVDRAREEIEAHIAMRTGGIIELTDENDFHANGTDVGFELNGTGSLWSKPTPPSITPTPGRKPFCNYRNDSSSSLGSASTDSYFGGGTGGGGSARLADYSPPSPALSFSHNGNNNNNSANGYVYGGGGGDVLSSPDCCSELPFDSPPGFDLAPAPPPGAALLWPQFERGPAAPPSPAPSPAAAAAFPGAAPANANLALLVSGPRRGAAPPPARLSPPLHGSAAGTEHPLARRVRSDPGGRLLAASYPLYANGLGAHLPGLPSDSSASSSSSSSSSSSSSCSSSGVRRKGSRDCSVCFESEVIAALVPCGHNLFCMECANRICEKTEPQCPVCHSAVTQAIRIFS